From the genome of Adhaeribacter pallidiroseus:
ATTTAAAGCACCGCCCGCCTGTACAAAATTAAACCACTTGCCCCGCCCCTGTTGGTAGCGCAACCGCACAGGCACTCCTATTTGCCGGTACCGATAGTACATATTAAATGGCGTTACCTGCTCTACAGTTACCTGGGCATTATTCAGGTCCGTATCGGTTAATTTGGCCAAAAAGATGGTAACCGGAATAGTTACGTTGGTAGTTATGCCGTTGGAGGTATTATCCAGAAAAGCATTTTCTGCTTTAATATTAGCAATGGCATTTAATGCCGCCGGCCGCTTGTAAATAATGTAAGAAGTAGTAGTCTGGGCCTTATTTTCGGCAAAAGTTAACCCGGCCTCAATACTCCATTTATCATTAATGCGGTAATTTGCGCCCACCGCAGCCCGGTACGAAAAAGACGATCGCGTATTTTCGTTAAACTCTTTGCTAGCGGCTTCTATACTATTACTGCCGGTGTTCTTACTAACCGCCGAAAGAGCATAATTGGTCGAAGGATTACCAAAGAAATTAGTACCAGCACTCGCAAATTTAATATTCTGATCAAAATACTGGGAACCCGTACCGCCACCTATAGCCCAACGTGAGCCCACTGTTTTCTTTTTAGTTTCTTCGGGAAACAGAGCTGCGGCAATAACGGCGGCACTGTCTTTTTTAAATTCCGGTTGATTCTTAGCCATCATTACCCCGGACGAATCGGTTGCTAAACTAGATTCAGGAATTAACTGGGCTGGCGCAAGTGCCATAGTATTACTTTTAATATCGGGCGCCTTTTCTTGGCCAATGGTAACACTTTCAGCTGGCTTATCCGCTATAGCCAGCTTTTCGTTCGCCGATTTTAAAGATTTATTGGATGTTTGCGGTTGCTTAAAAGCTAATTGCGTTGCGTTTGTTTTTACGGATGCCGCCGCCTTATTCTTACGACTTTTACTGAAGGAAAGTATTAATGGATCTGCCTCCTGTTTTGCAGCAATAAGAGGTTCGTTGGTTTGTTCTTTTTTAAATTTTCGGTTATCGGAGATTGCTCCCGGATATCTTTATCATCGGTTTTAACAATTGCCGGGGTGGTGGCGTTATTTTTACGCTGCACAAGCTCACCGGAAGATGCACCGCGCAGATTTAACCGGTGCCCCGTCTGCGTATCGTACCAAAAATAACCAAGGGCTACCAGCAATAAAGTAATACTGGCCGCTGCCACGCTCCGGTACCAAACCAAGCGTTTCTTGTAATAACCGGCTTGTTTTACTTCCAGTTCCTGTTCAATGTGGTGCCAGTTACTAGCCCGGGGGCGAACCTCGGCTGGCTCAAAACCATCCCGGAAAACCTCTTCCAGCTTACGGGGCCGGTTCGTGTTATCTGATGATTTTTTCATTATACTTTCTTTCTTTGGATTCAATCATTTCTTTTAAAATTGCCCGAGCGCGCGAATACTGCGATTTGGAAGTACCTTCCGAAATATCTAATTGCGCGGCAATTTCTTTGTGCGTATAGCCTTCAATGGCATACAGGTTAAATACTAACTGGTACCGGGGCGCCAGTTGCTGTATCATGGCCAAAAGTTCTTCAAAGCCATAGTTTGAAAAAATAAATTCTTCTTCCGGATGCTTCTCTACCTGTTCTACTTCTGCCACCGAGCTTACATGCATTTTTTGCCGGTGGTGTTTTAAAGCGGTATTCACCATTATTTTCCGGATCCAGAATTCTATGGGGCAGTCGCGCTTAAAATTCTGTATGTTATTAAATACTTTCACAAATCCTTCCTGCAACACATCTTCTGCCTCAAAGCTGGTTTTAGAATAGCGCAGGCATACGGCCATCATCCGAGCGGCATACTTATCGTATAACCGCCGCTGCATGTCTCGTTTGCCAGCAATACACCCGGCAATCAATTCATCGTCTTCGGATAATTGGCGCGTAAAAATTTTCAATCGAGAAGGATCCTTAAAGCTGCAACACCCACATGACCCGGCCCGGCGGCCTTTGGTTGCAAGCGTCGAAAATATTTTTAACTAATTGAGTTAAGTTAGACAAAAATTAACGGAAACAAATATATAAAAACCGGCATCAAAGATTTTAGCTTGATCCCGTGAACGAAAATTTTAAAATTCAGAAAAGTTTACTTGGGCTTGGCCAATAGCGCTAAGCTATTTTTTAATTTTTTGACGCTTATAATTAAAGCGATTAACTGTTCCAGATTTGCCAGGCTACTTCGGCCTGTAAAACCAGCATTTCGTAGCCATTTTTAATTTTGGCGCCCGCGGCTTTGCCGTTTTTTAAAAAAATAGTTTCTGCCGGATTATAAACTAAATCGTACAGGTAATGCTGGTCCGTTAATGCTTCGTAAAGAATGGGGGGAGCGGTATCGATCTGCGGATAGGTACCCAAAGGAGTGGTATTAATAATAAGCAAATATTGCTGCAACTCCTCTGCTGTGAGCTGCTCATAACTTAATTGCCCGACGGTCGGGTTTCTGGAAACTTGTTTGTAATTTATGTTTAAATGCTGTAGCGCAGCGGTCACTGCTTTGGCGGCTCCCCCGGTACCTAATACCAAGGCTTGCGATTGGGTTGTAGAAGGAAAGAAATTCTGCAAAGACTGCATAAAGCCTTGGTAATCGGAGTTAAAGCCTTTGAGTTTACCGTTAGCCAACTTAATAACGTTTACTGCTCCAATACCAGCTGCTACCGTTTCTAAATCGTCTAAAAAAGGAATTATTGCTTGTTTGTACGGAATGGTTACGTTAATGCCCTGCAATAATGGCCGACTACGAATAAGCTCCGGAAACAGATTAATGTTACTCAATTCAAACAGCTCGTACCGGCAATCAGTTATAGCATTTGCCCGAAACTTTTCGGTAAAATATTTCTGCGAAAAAGAATGGCTTAATGGGAAGCCGATAAGTCCGTATTCTTTCATTTACATGTTACCTGCTAATCTTTACCGCAGAATTGTTTTGATATAATAATTCGTGTTCCTGATAGCTTGGGGTTATTCCTACTTAC
Proteins encoded in this window:
- a CDS encoding RNA polymerase sigma factor, with product MKIFTRQLSEDDELIAGCIAGKRDMQRRLYDKYAARMMAVCLRYSKTSFEAEDVLQEGFVKVFNNIQNFKRDCPIEFWIRKIMVNTALKHHRQKMHVSSVAEVEQVEKHPEEEFIFSNYGFEELLAMIQQLAPRYQLVFNLYAIEGYTHKEIAAQLDISEGTSKSQYSRARAILKEMIESKERKYNEKIIR
- a CDS encoding shikimate dehydrogenase family protein, which translates into the protein MKEYGLIGFPLSHSFSQKYFTEKFRANAITDCRYELFELSNINLFPELIRSRPLLQGINVTIPYKQAIIPFLDDLETVAAGIGAVNVIKLANGKLKGFNSDYQGFMQSLQNFFPSTTQSQALVLGTGGAAKAVTAALQHLNINYKQVSRNPTVGQLSYEQLTAEELQQYLLIINTTPLGTYPQIDTAPPILYEALTDQHYLYDLVYNPAETIFLKNGKAAGAKIKNGYEMLVLQAEVAWQIWNS